The nucleotide sequence GCAAAATCGGGTGGCAGAATCACGGCCGCCGCGAAGACCGGCCCGGCCAGGCAGCCGCGCCCGGCTTCGTCGAGGCCCGCTTCGAGCGGGTGTTCAGTGTAGGAAGCAAGCAACATAGCCCCAAAGGTAAGGCCACCCACGGCGCAGCGCCCAAAAAAAAGGCCTCCCCGGCGGCTGACGCACCCGGAGAGGCCCTTTCTGGTAATGAGTATCTGGTAGAGAGTGTGGAGTAGTTAGGAGAGGTTACTCGGTAATGCACACCAACTACTCAATACTCATTACTCCATACTAAGCACTCAATACTCGCTGCTTATTTGTGGCTGCCGGCGGCAGAACCTTCACTGGGTGGGGTTTCGCCGCGGCGCAGCCCTTGCTTGTCGCGCGGGCCTTCGTCGAGCTCCGCGTCTTCGTCGGTGCTGGTGTAGACGTTGGTGGTGGGGCCGAGGCCGCCGGTCTGGGCGGTCAGCTCCGATTCGGCCTGCGCGTGCTTCAGGTTGAAGAGCGGGTCGCCGGGTTGAGCATTCTGGTTGGGCTGGTTTTTGGGCTGGTTGGCCATACACATGCAACGCCGACCGGAATGTGAGCAGCCGGCGTAGTACTGGTACGGCAGCATCAGAACGCAGGTTGAAACAGAATCTTGGCCGCCGCCCCGGCGCCGACTTGCCGCGGCCGGGCAAACGCCAAACAAAAAGACCGTTGCGGGGCGGCAACGGTCTTTTGCATTCGGCGCCGGACGACTTTAGTAATCATCCACCCTACTCTTAGCGTTCATCCGGCTCGGTACGGGAGAGGCCTTCCTTTCCACAAAACTCCCCCGCGCCTTATTGAATGATCCAAAATTACTCACCTTCAGCAGCTTGACCCAACTTATTTGGCCAACGCCCTGATTTCCCCGACCAAGCCGCCCGCTCGCCCGACGGATGCCAATTGCGCCCCGCCCGTACCTTTGCCGCCTACCGTTTATCAGGCTGCCGCTCATGCACTACCCCGATCCGTCGCTCGACGAAAACCACAACCCCTGGCAGGTGCTCAGCACCGAAGTGAAATACCACAACCCCTGGATTTCGGTGCGCGAAGACCAGGTGCTCAACCCCGGCGGCGGGCGCGGCATCTACGGCGTGGTCACCATGAAAAATAAGGCCCTAGGCATTGTGCCGGTGGATGACGAGGGCAATACCTGGCTGGTGGGCCAGTACCGTTACCCGCTCAGCGAGTACAGCTGGGAAATTCCGATGGGCGGCGGCCCCGTGGAGCTGGATGTGCTGGAATCGGCGCAGCGGGAGCTGCGCGAGGAAACCGGCCTCACGGCCCGCCGCTGGACCAACATTGCCCGCCTGCACACCTCCAACTCCGTCACCGACGAGGAAGGCTTCGTGTTTCTGGCCGAAGATCTCACGCCCGGCGAGCTGGAGCCCGAAGAAACCGAAGACCTACGCCTCTGGAAGCTGCCCCTCACCGAAGCCGTGCAGATGGTGATGGACAACCGCATCACCGACGCCGTAAGCGTAGCCGGCCTGCTGAAAGCGGAAAAGGTGCTGGCGGGAAGGAAGGCTTAGCAAATGGCCTGTCATCCTGAGTGAAGCGAAGGACCTTGTCACGCCAGCACAAAGCGTAGTAACGAGGACTACTCCGGCGTGATAAGGTCCTTCGATCTGCTTAGGATGACAG is from Hymenobacter yonginensis and encodes:
- a CDS encoding NUDIX domain-containing protein, yielding MHYPDPSLDENHNPWQVLSTEVKYHNPWISVREDQVLNPGGGRGIYGVVTMKNKALGIVPVDDEGNTWLVGQYRYPLSEYSWEIPMGGGPVELDVLESAQRELREETGLTARRWTNIARLHTSNSVTDEEGFVFLAEDLTPGELEPEETEDLRLWKLPLTEAVQMVMDNRITDAVSVAGLLKAEKVLAGRKA